Within the Novosphingobium sp. SL115 genome, the region TGGCCCACGCCATCCACAGCGTATTCCACAGGGTCTTCCACAGTCAGGATATTGCGCGCGCCGTCGTTCAATCCGCGCAGCGCGGCATAAAGCGTGGTGGTCTTGCCCGAACCTGTAGGACCGGTGACAAGCACGATGCCGTTGGGTTCGGCCAGCGCACGGCGCAAGGTATCCTCGGCCTTGGCATCCAGACCAAGGCGCGCCAGATCAAGCCCGGCGTTTTCTTTGTCCAGCAGGCGCATCACCACCCGTTCGCCCGCGCGGTTGGGCAGGGTGGAAACGCGCACGTCCACCAGCCTGCCCCCAAGGCTGAGCGAAATGCGCCCGTCCTGCGGCACGCGGCGTTCGGCAATGTCCAGCCGCGCCATAACCTTGATGCGGCTGACCAGCACCGGCGCGACATGCGGCGGCATGCGCAGCTTTTCGGTCAGCACGCCATCGACACGCATCCGCACCACCAGCGCGGTTTCATACGGTTCTACGTGGATGTCCGACACGCCTTGACGCAGGCTTTCGGCAATCAGCCCGTTGATGAGACGAATAGCCGGAGCATCGTCGGCGCTGTCAAGCAGGTCTTCGGCGCTGGGCAGGCCAAGGGCCAGCGGATCAAGCCCGTCGCCTGCAATGCCCATATCGCCCACTACGCTCGCCGCGCCGTCCATAGCGTAGGCTTCCGCCAGAAGCTTTTCGAAGTCGCCCGTGTTCACTTTGCGGACGGTCAGCACACGGCCAAGTGCGCGGCGAACCTCAAGCAGGGCCAGCGGATCGCTGCCTTCGCGCAGAGCCACGCCGATTTCGGCCTGATCCGCTCTTTCCACCAAGACCCCACGATCACGCGCAAAGGCATAGGGGATGGAGGGTGCAGGTTCAGACACGGCGACTGTCACCGCATCGACCAGCGGTGCCATGCCATCATCTTGAGCGGTACCATCAAGAGCGCTGTCGGCGTCCATCGGATCAGTTCTGCGCGGTGCTGGGCGGCAATTCCGCCTGATCGAGCGGGCCGGTGGAGGTGGCACGCGGGTGGATCAGCGTGTCGCCCGTGCCGACAGCGGCCACTTGCGCCGATGGAGCAATGGGCAGGGCCGCCCCCATGTAATCGACGATCAGATCATCGATGCTGGGTTCGGCCTTGGGATCAAACCGCACCTGTTCCTTGCGGACAATGCCGTAGCGGCGCGCGGCAAGCTTCTGCCGGTCAGACGCATTGCGCAGGATAGTGGGGCGGATGAACACCATCAGGTTGGTCTTCACCCGGCTGCGCGCGCGCGATTTGAACACTTCGCCCAGCACCGGGATATCGCCCAGAAACGGCACCTTTTGCAGCGTGCGCTGTTCGTTGTCGTCCAGCAGCCCGCCCAGCGCGACGATTTCACGATCACCCACGGTCACGGTGGTCTTGATTTCGCGCTTGTTGACGATCAATTCGTCAGACTTGCTGGACACCGTGCCTGCGATCGAGCTGACTTCCTGCCGCAAGTCCAGCCGGATCATGTTGCCCGCATTGATCTGCGGGGTCACGTCAAGTTCGATGCCGACGTTCTGACGCTGGATCGTGCGGAAGGTGTCGTTGAAATTTCCGCCCGAAAGCGCCTGCCCGGTGGACACCGGAATTTCCTGCCCGAACAGGATGGATGCTGGCACATTGTTGTTGGTGGTGATGTGCGGCGTGGACAGGATGTTCGAATTCTTGTCCGACTGCACGGCGTTGATCAACGCGCCCAGATACGTGCCGCCGCCAAGATCGGTCAGAAAGCCCGAATAGCCCCCGCGCGCCGCCAGCACCTTGCTCGCCGCGTTTTCGCGCAGCAGATCGCCCGCAGCGCTGTTGGTTGACGTGGTAACCGTATCACCACTGATGACCGTGGTGGTCTGGTTCAACTGATCGGCCAGCAACCCGCCTGCGATATCGATGATA harbors:
- the gspE gene encoding type II secretion system ATPase GspE; amino-acid sequence: MAPLVDAVTVAVSEPAPSIPYAFARDRGVLVERADQAEIGVALREGSDPLALLEVRRALGRVLTVRKVNTGDFEKLLAEAYAMDGAASVVGDMGIAGDGLDPLALGLPSAEDLLDSADDAPAIRLINGLIAESLRQGVSDIHVEPYETALVVRMRVDGVLTEKLRMPPHVAPVLVSRIKVMARLDIAERRVPQDGRISLSLGGRLVDVRVSTLPNRAGERVVMRLLDKENAGLDLARLGLDAKAEDTLRRALAEPNGIVLVTGPTGSGKTTTLYAALRGLNDGARNILTVEDPVEYAVDGVGQTQVNSKVGLTFAAGLRAILRQDPDVVMVGEIRDRETADIAVQASLTGHLVLSTVHTNDAAGAITRMRDMGVEPFLLASTLRAVIAQRLVRRLCPHCREERALDSGMADVLGMKAGRPVHAARGCGECGQTGYQGRIGVYEALRVDDRVRQMIHDNADETAIARHAFADSPTLAKAVRRMVKDGVTSPEEAARIMRRDGD